GAAACCGATCGGAAGGATTTCAAATGAGATTCGGGTATcacttcgggtcgggtttgtTCGGGTATTCCGAACGGTTAACCGATATTTTAGCCTAATACCACCTCGACACCACCTCCTTAGTTGTTTACCCTAATATCACCTCGACACCACCTCTCTCTTACAATTTCTCACCGAGTCACGACCACCGACGAAGCTCAGTATCACCTCATcttctcgtcttcttcgtcttcttcatctctcttggTAAAGTATAATTTCTCAGTTTGTGTTAATTTGGGAATTAGGGATTGAGTTTCTGCTAGTCTTGGCACAATTTCTCAGTTTCTGCTAGTCTTGGCACAATTTCTCAGTCTTGTACTCTTGTTTGTTCGTGTAGATGTCTATATCAGACGAAAACACACCCAATGTgttgggtgaagaagatgaagttagaAATACAGAACCATCtgtttgagagaaaagaacaaATACAGCCCGATCAAGAAGTGAGGGTCCTCCGAAGatagcaaagaagaagaagaagcaggttCATAGGGCTGAGGTTTGGCAACATTTTTTGGAGAAAGATGATGTCCAAGGTTTCAGTTACTGTCAGTATTGTaaccaagagattggttgtgaTACTAAGTTACATGGGACAAGCTCCATGAAGAATCATCCGGAGAGATGCAAGTTGTACAAGGCATATCAAGAGAGTGATACTCAGAAGGTTTTCACAAGTGATACCGCTGGTGCAGTTGCAGTTGTTGCAGTTAAGCATGATAAAGCTTTGTTTAGGAGGTCAGTGAATGAGATGATTGTTTTGTATGAGTTACCATTTGCATTTGTCGAATCAGAAGGCTTTAGGAGGTTCTGTGCAAATATGCTCCCAATGTATACGGTTCACTGTAGGAGGACAGCAACAAAAGACATATATGCTATGTTCTTAAGAGAGAAAGCCGCATTGAAGAACCTGTTTTGCGccgagaagaagagagtgtctTTGATGACTGATCTATGGGTAGCTCCTACAACTGCTTGCAGCTACATGGTGGTGACTGCTCATTGGGTTGATAAGAAATGGGATTTACAGAAAAGGATTATCTGGTTCAAGCCTGTGACAGATCATAAAGGGGACACCGTTGCTGAGCATTTGAGTGCATGTCTACAAGAATGGGGCATTGAAAAGGTATTCACCGTGACACTGGATAACGCTAAGGCGAATGATAAAGCACTTAGGCAATTCACAGATGCTTGTAGGATGATGGGGCCTGATGCATTAGTCAGAGATGGTTCAATGATCCATATGCGTTGTTGTGCGCATATATTGAACTTGATAGTCATGGATGGTTTATCAAAGGTAAATAAGAGCATTGTGGGCATTAGAAATGCAGTCATCTAAGAAGTTCAATTATAGTGTAGAGAGCAATCATCTAAGAAGTTCAATTATTCGGAAAGTGATGAAGAATTTGTATGAAGAGTATGTGCAGCGATCCAGTCGCCATTCTCAAGCTGAAAGTACAGGAACCCGAAATGAAAATGTGCCTGAAACAATTATCCTTttcgaggatgatgatgatgacttggaGAGCAGAGATTCTTTGTATGAAGAGATGGAAACAGAGACAGTAAATGAAGAAGTTACAAGTGAGCTTGACATTTACTTGATGGAGAATCGTGtgccaagaaagaaaaaccCTTTGGGTATGGATTTTGATATCTTATCATGGTGGAGACGCAATAGTCATAAGTTTCCAATATTGTCAGAACTTGTAAAAGATGTGCTTGCCATTCAAGTGTCGTCTGTGGCTTCAGAGTCGGCATTCAGTACAAGTGGAAGGATTTTGGATCCTTTCCGGAGTTGTCTATCTCCTCACATGGTTGAAGCTCGCATATGTACTCAACAATGGCTGAGAAATACCATTCAGACAGAGAAGCTTGATAGTTTGGTTCAAATGTTAGAAGAACTGGATTTTCATGAGTCTTTGGGTAAGCAAGTTTGATGTTTGTCAATCTTTCTTATGATATACAATTTATGGCTGAattcttttatctttaattGCAGTAACCAAGACATTGGAGGATGTGGATGGACCTATGGAGAAGTCGTAAACACCAAACTTCTCTTTCACTTACTCTCTAATCTCTATTCTAAGTGAAATGGTGGATTATGCCTTggtttgttttctgttttgaatattttgcttgtgattcagtttttttggatttggataATGATGAACTTATGATGACTTGTTTCAGTAGAATGGATATGATTGCAGTTGCATTTAGGTTATGAAAGCATGAATTAGGCAATGTAAGtgatgaaaatttgaaaatacagGTTTTTCGGTTCAGTTCGGTGGGTTTTCCAAAATTTCGAATTACCCAAAACCCGAACTGAACCGACATTTTCTAGATAACCGAATAACCGAAAAACTGAGATAACCAACTCGACCCCACCCGAATACCCGAACTCATAGGCTGAGATGGTATACACTTCACGATTTGATGATGATTAGGTTTATGTAATGGAGGTCTCCTGGGGCTGCTCTCAACtctcatcagtcatcatatatgaaaaaaaaaggtaaatagcCAACTTGGTCCACCACAAAGTCAAATAATCAGTTAAGAACCTCATTAGTGGAATTATACTTGCTTTTGATTCAATGACACTGATTAGGAGCTTATCCTTTTGTTGGGCAGCGATTAGGAGATTATCTAAATTTCACTAGTTAGAAGTTGTTTACACGTAAAAGCAAAATATCAAATGTTATATTTTGTGATTGAAGTTGTTTTACGAATTTGATCGATCCGTTGTGTAATCGAGTAATGTTTCTCGTCATTCATTATAAACATTGATTTAGTCAtagagaaaaaattaaaagcagaATATAGCTAGGTTGATTTTGTCaaagtttagaaaatataagcaatgtCTTAATTTCTCGAGTTTAGAAAGAGACATTTCTCTACCCAATTTTTTGATAAGATCTTCTCTTTTGCATAGATTGTTATATTGACCATATGCTTGCAGCCTTGCACTCAAGCTAACGTTATGTACTCAATTACTTGACCTGACCAATGACTCATacaatttgaattaataaacaaagatatTTGTCACACACTTCTACAGTTCTACGTATATGATACAACCTATACCCatccatattttaaaataaataaaagaacttaACGTACGTACCAATGTTAATTAGTATATAAAGAACAAATCTAATTAGACAAAACTCGTTCAACATTAAATCTCAAGATGTCACAAATGACCCCAGCAATATTTCTCCTTATTGCTTTCTTCACAACCATCCTCACTCCAACATGTCTCTCTCTTAAATCCTACATGATCTATTCTCATTTTTACTTGAAGATTATAAACTTAACTAACCGTAGTTACGTTTTATGATGAAACCAGGTGGAGAACCAGTAGGTGTGTGCTATGGAATGATGGGGAACAACCTACCTTCAAAACCAGACACAATCACTCtcttcaaagaaaaaaacatcagacGTGTTAGACTTTACGACCCAAACCAAGCCGCTTTAAACGCTCTTAAAAACACCGGCATCGAAGTCATCGTCGGCGTTCCAAACCCCGATCTCCGTTCACTCACTAACCCTTCTTCCGCTAAGTCGTGGGTCCAAAACAACGTGCTTAACTTTTACCCCGCCGTTAGCTTCAAGTACATCGCCGTCGGTAACGAGGTCTCTCCCGGGAACGGTGGAGATCTTGTGCTCCCTGCCATGCGTAACGTTTACGATGCTCTAAGAGGTGCGAATCTTCAAGATCGCATAAAAGTGTCAACGGCCGTTGATATGACCTTGATTGGGAACTCTTTCCCTCCTTCCTTGGGAGAGTTTCGTGGTGACGTTAGGTGGTACACGGATCCCATCATCGGGTAATTATCATCACTTAACTATTATCATACTTCTTTTTCTGTGGCGTCGACTCTAGAACAATTACCAAaccatgtctttttttttagtctaatggttttatatcaaacaaaccaaataatattataaccGTGTAACGAGTTCAAATATTCACTACACAAAATAGCTTAACTAAAATAGTTATGGTATCACTTGTATAAAACATTACATAGACTTTTGTCTTTTTCACATAAACCGATTctgagaaatgaaaaaaagttcaaatatgCGAAATTACCTAAACTCTTAATAATCAAATCCTATATATCATGTCACGCTcgaaatactatttatattgtatttcttGTAGCTTTGGCCATCAAATCACCTATTATGCCatactattttgttttacaacgtgttatttacaaatatttttgttaaacagttttttatttaataggtTCTTACTTCTTAGAGTTCATGCttgtttgaataattatttgCTCTTACGTAGGTTTCTAACGAGTACAAACTCAGCGTTACTAGCCAACATCTATCCTTACTTCAGCTACGTAGACAATCCACGTGACATATCTCTCTCTTACGCTCTCTTCACATCGCCTTCCGTTGTCGTATGGGACGGCTCTCGCGGCTACCAAAACCTCTTCGACGCCTTGATTGATGTCGTTTACTCCGCTGTCGAACGATCAGGCGGCGGATCTCTTCCCGTGGTCGTGTCCGAGAGCGGATGGCCTTCGAACGGAGGAAACGCGGCGAGTTTCGACAACGCGCGAGCTTATTACACGAATCTTGCGGCCCGAGTGAGAGAGAACAGAGGAACGCCGAAGAGACCTGGAAGAGGAGTTGAGACGTACTTGTTTGCTATGTTTGATGAGAATCAGAAGAGTCCTGAGATTGAAAAGAACTTTGGTTTGTTTTCCCCTAATAAACAGTCGAAATTTCCGATCACGTTCTCCGCTGTGAGAGCTGGTACGGCTGTTGAGTGATGATTTTTATATGTAAGCTCGTCTGAGATTTATGTGAATGTTTGCACTAGTATCGACTTGGGAGAGATAATCCCATATAGAtaaattccaaataaaaataaaatttcaagatCATGCACAAACTTAAttcgtcatatatatatatatatatatttatagctAGAAAAGCAAAGTTGAAgatttctttgttctttgaaaccgaacaacaaaatcaagagaGAGTTGTGAAGATACCAATAGAAACAGTACTCGTCTTTGAGGCAAACGTATCATGTTTACAAGAATATTTCCCAATTCCTCAATCATATAATAAACCTTCTCATCATTAATTCTTTGTTTTATACTAGTTTGTTTCTTATCATTCTTTTCCAAAATTGAATAACAGGACCATTGGTCCATTGGAATATTTATCTCTTTTAGATGTGCATTTGTTTTTACAATTCTACCATATTTGATTagaccaaacaaataaaaataaaataaactagaCCTTAGAATATTTCTATTATCGAgtaaaagttgaaaataattCTATAGTTTTGAAGTAATTCCAATTGAGcataaaaaaaactgtaaaataattattcaatacATTCAatagaatttgattttaatattttactcaTTTTCAGATTATATATCTATGATTATTCCTTTTTCGGTTTCTAAAATAACCAGTCAATGTTAAATATGAATTAAGTTTAgctattattttttgtataatatgtgATGTTATACAACTATTTTCACGgctccaaaatatatatacatatttgtcaCGATTGATTATTTTCTATTTGGATACAAGattgattatttatatttactatgttttgaacccacgctatgcgtgggtttatttgatatattttggtggaaagtatatatgattgatgacaattatgaatattaacttatagaaaactttaaataacGATTAAggcaaaattttatttcatatacacaaattataaaatatataaaaattagttgtactaaaatcaaatcagatcaaaagaatcatgaatttaactggACGTCTAGGTGAGACAGTTCAGACATTCGAACTGGTGATCTTGCATATactaaaccatttctttaaccactagacaaacaaaacatttttagaaTAATGAATTAATCtcgttttctcatatttaattgacaGCCACCATCTATGTCTTCATGCTCTTTTTCCACTGTTTTCTTAGTCTTCGTattctttctcttcatttttaTAGTCAAATTTCATGataattgtcatcattacttttacagtccggttcttcgttatactcttcttcttcatctttttcgtCAGCTTCCTCACATTCGTCTactgaataatcatttaaaacttttaatttaactaCCAcataacttgttaacccatcaaactccaaaaccaaaatcattgcctctTTTTCGAAAAATTTCATGGATCAGCATAGTCACCACatgcactcaattattgatactttcaccCATATATTTACCCAGTTTTAGATCCACATgtatttaaatctttaatactacaaaattgcaaattacttgcagagaaagtaatataaACACATACTAACAAAAATGTGTTTGTCGTTGATCTTTTTTCATTAAAcctcaaaaattaactcaaacaacatcaaatcaaggtcttacGATATTAATCTTTcctccttagacccaaaaataaaatttttactgAAACATTATCAAATcacctataaaatcatacacaaaaacatgttttacaacATAAGAGATGTAaaacagaaagagagataaataagatattttcaagatattaaaaaatcaaatatatcatatttaataatacttaaatctataattttaatagagtttaaatatttataatattttaaaatttagatgtagtttaaatatttataacattcaatatttttagagttaaatattaatgatacttaaacttttgatagagtttaaatatttataatattttaaactttctatggggatatttataatatttttaaatattctataaattttaaatatttataatatttgaaccttttaaaagattcaataattataatactttaaaattttatttttaaagtttggaCGCATGATAAATTAAGCTTTCTGCTCATTCGTAGTTggagcatattaatcttatgtATAATGGTTCtcaaccattgtctaaaattttctagccgaggTGGGATGTTGGACATACACTTActtatatgtatttaatatagattttttttcataatttcaaaaatgttaaatattgagatgtGTGATTTCAATTGGTCGTTttcaaaatgttaatatagaaaatcctgaaaattttttaaaaatgtcaatTAGTGATATGTCGAATCCCTaaaggttgtttaaaatcctatgtggacagccttagaagcttatagctcctacttttatttagtatagattaacTTAATACATTTACTAAAgtttttgatgaataattttttatatagtatcttattatataaaccttagttttcaaagttattaattcatataatcgatacatgtgtcaaatatatcaataatattttgacatgtgtgaaaaaataattatttaatagttacaagaaaattataaaatcctaATAAAtaaaggattacaattaatatttttgaaagtacatAAAACCAAAggtaatctattatatcactaattataataggaaatttatctattaaattaataatttcaatagaaaaatctatgcaattaataaggaaaatatttgctatttaattgcaattattatttattgtaatcatatagtaaaaataaatttatgcaaaaagtgattaaagtatgaaatgttttaatgtgttaaaattagtgattaacatatgTACATATGTTTCCAAAACATTTCCAATtcctaatttttgaaaaaaccgTTTCctgtttccgaaacgtttcgtttccgcgtatccgtttccttttccatgcaacctagcttatgagattacaaaatatgaaacaaatatatttaacatatggttactttttcaaatatgagataaaattagttttcagtttttttttttgagaattatgttttattaatttttagtttttataaaatattaagtaaggtaTAATTTGATAATCGTCCTCGTCATTCTTCTCTAGGGTTTcccatgtttatatatatatatcagagtATACACTCGCCGCCTCTCTGTAGATTTGGCGTTCTCAACGAAACTCTGGGTAATAATTCTCTTTCTGTTTGTTTAATGcatttcaacattttttaacatttttcatcGCATCTCTTTCATCTCTTGTCCTCAAAAATTTCTGCATTGATGGTTTAAGGCTTCTCAACGAAATTACGTATCCAGTTATGATTATGGTATGTTTCCATGACTGAGTCTTTAAATTATTGAATTTGCGAAATCATTTTTCCTTATTACTGCAATTACAATAGGAACttgatcaaagaaaataaatgatctATTTGGCAAACTAGTCATTGTTGCTAATATAAGTGTAGATTCATCACTCTTGGGATCCATGTGAAATCGTGTTGACTAGTAAATTTTATGTACCTCATATATAATTCTTTGAGTCCTAAAATGTTGCTATTTGTgtttatctctctttttcccAGGAGTTGGATTTGAGTTTTGATGGTGCTTGCGAATATTATTTGGGTGATCACATTAATCCGCTAGTATGAATTCACTGCGAAGCGCCTTGAGTTTTTGCCTGTTCGTCAGACTCTTTCTAGTCAAGAGCTCTTGAACATTACTCCCAAGGAGTTTCTTGTCATTCTTTTCCAAAAGTTGAATAACAGGACCATTGGTCCATTGGAATCGAAGTTCTTTATGGGGATGATACCATTAATGATCGATCAAAGgttttgattaataaatttagGTGACAAGGTTATTAGTTTAGAAGGTTCAAAATACTATTAGACTGATAGGTGATTTTGTTTTAGAAGATACTCTCCATGGAAAAAGAgtaattaagagaaaaaaaattcattcatttgtagatatttttggtattggTGTATTAtgttcatgtattttttataaaaaaaaaatcctataatTCAATTACATAATACAACAACATAAAGAGGTAAAGGAATTCTTCAAAATAATacgttttgtttttcaaaaataccatatatttttttcttaaaacacaaaaaataaataaattgactTTTAAGGATGTATGATCTATTTCTTTTAGGTTTGtgtttactttatatatttggAGATCACTTGATGACATatgaaatcaaaaatattaaaatgatattacaatttttttcccccaacatttattgattattttctaaGCATTTTTCATCGCAGCGGTGAGCACGGTTAGAACGTAACCTCACCCTCGAAAGGATGACTTGACTTAATCATCACTAAACGCTATAAGATGTTTAGTTTGTAGTTTTATTTTAGCAACATAGATCTAAATAATTCTTATTATTCAAAAGTTTTACTCGTTGAACAGTAGTTTGATGTCATAAATGGAATTGAATTCCAAAACTATCTTTATGTGATATGAATGTTCAACACTAGATATCACCCTTGTCATGATGTTTTTTCTGTACAAAATTTTCTTTGAGATTATTGgtattttgaaagatattcgttgataatcataaatataaaatagttagaATTTTTCCCGGTCAATAGATTCATGAAATCTGATTTTTTGTTGGGGATGATACCACTAAAGGATCAAAGCAAGGGTTTGATTAATAAATCTAGGTGATAGTGATTATTGgtttgaaatattcaaaatactatttatatttgattgttgattttgttttaaaatatactacCCATAGTATAAGAGtatttaagagaagaaaaaataatcattcatttgtagacatttttttttggtattggtGTATTTATGTTCATGTATTTCTTATAAACGAAAATCctataaatcaattatataatacAAGAACATAAAAGAGGTAGaaaaattcctcaaaataccaagttttgtttttgaaaaataaaacaaatatttccaaaaataccactttataccaaaaataaaaaattgactTTTAAGgatgcataatttatttattttaggtttGAGTTTACTATCTATAATTGGAGTATGagatcaaaaatattaaaatgatcaTTACTATTTTGATATCATTTTTCGttgtataaaaaaattctaaaatatgaTTTGAAATAAGAGGTTTAGtctataataataaacaagCCAATATTCTTAAATTCATCGATGTAGAATCAATGTGTGGGTTCAACTAGTACAAGTAAGAGAGGAGGAATACAtatagatgaaaacaaaaaattgaccAACTTATTTAAGATgcttaaatataaattaattttttctttgatttatttttttctttttcaaaactatatatatatatatatatatatatagaattt
The sequence above is a segment of the Camelina sativa cultivar DH55 chromosome 10, Cs, whole genome shotgun sequence genome. Coding sequences within it:
- the LOC104718750 gene encoding probable glucan endo-1,3-beta-glucosidase At4g16260, producing the protein MSQMTPAIFLLIAFFTTILTPTCGEPVGVCYGMMGNNLPSKPDTITLFKEKNIRRVRLYDPNQAALNALKNTGIEVIVGVPNPDLRSLTNPSSAKSWVQNNVLNFYPAVSFKYIAVGNEVSPGNGGDLVLPAMRNVYDALRGANLQDRIKVSTAVDMTLIGNSFPPSLGEFRGDVRWYTDPIIGFLTSTNSALLANIYPYFSYVDNPRDISLSYALFTSPSVVVWDGSRGYQNLFDALIDVVYSAVERSGGGSLPVVVSESGWPSNGGNAASFDNARAYYTNLAARVRENRGTPKRPGRGVETYLFAMFDENQKSPEIEKNFGLFSPNKQSKFPITFSAVRAGTAVE